A genomic region of Kribbella sp. NBC_00382 contains the following coding sequences:
- a CDS encoding FAD-binding oxidoreductase has product MSDTMARSPGSHRGRPDGFGGEVIRPGDPAYDGARSVFNAMIDKRPGVIAQCESAADVAAAVRYGVSEGLEIAVRGGGHSVAGAGVTEGGIVVDLRKMRSVQVDPEAKLARVAGGATWADVDGACQQYWLATTGGRVSTTGVAGLTLGGGSGWLERKFGLACDSLVSAELITADGQLVIADETKNTELFWALHGGGGNFGVATSLTFKLRPLTSMTLAMLFWPADAGPEVIRRYRDLIEAGVPDELGGGVIYLTGPPEDFVPVHLQGERLVGAAAFYAGTEEETRAVFQPMMDLSPEGVMIAEMPYSAIQSALDDPPGFRNYWSAEHLSELPDEAIGAFAGAAAGMLHPSPSQQILVPWGGAVARDAGKWPLPHRSAAWVVHPFGLWADAADDQRGIEWARNVCTEMKPWSTGAVYLNFIGDEGADRVMAGYGRENYDRLARVKAEFDPGNVFHLNQNIKPG; this is encoded by the coding sequence ATGTCCGACACGATGGCGCGTTCGCCTGGATCTCATCGGGGGCGGCCGGACGGGTTCGGGGGAGAGGTGATCCGGCCTGGCGATCCGGCCTACGACGGAGCCAGGTCGGTGTTCAACGCGATGATCGACAAGCGGCCGGGGGTGATCGCGCAGTGCGAGTCGGCGGCCGACGTCGCCGCGGCGGTGCGGTACGGGGTCTCGGAGGGGCTGGAGATCGCGGTACGAGGGGGAGGCCACAGCGTTGCCGGCGCGGGGGTGACGGAGGGCGGCATCGTCGTCGACCTGCGCAAGATGCGGTCCGTACAGGTCGATCCGGAGGCGAAGCTCGCTCGGGTTGCCGGCGGTGCGACCTGGGCGGATGTCGATGGCGCCTGTCAGCAGTACTGGCTGGCGACGACCGGCGGCCGGGTTTCGACAACGGGGGTGGCCGGGCTGACGCTGGGGGGCGGGTCCGGATGGTTGGAGCGCAAGTTCGGGTTGGCCTGCGACAGTCTGGTGTCGGCGGAGCTGATCACCGCGGACGGTCAGTTGGTGATCGCCGACGAGACCAAGAACACCGAGCTGTTCTGGGCGCTGCACGGTGGCGGCGGCAACTTCGGGGTGGCGACGTCGCTGACGTTCAAGCTGCGGCCGCTGACCTCGATGACGCTGGCGATGCTGTTCTGGCCGGCTGATGCCGGGCCGGAGGTGATCCGCCGGTACCGCGATCTGATCGAGGCGGGGGTACCGGACGAGCTGGGCGGTGGGGTCATTTACCTCACCGGGCCGCCGGAGGACTTCGTTCCGGTACATCTGCAGGGCGAGCGGTTGGTCGGCGCGGCCGCGTTCTATGCCGGGACCGAGGAGGAGACGCGGGCTGTCTTCCAGCCGATGATGGACCTGTCGCCTGAGGGAGTGATGATCGCGGAGATGCCGTACTCGGCGATCCAGTCGGCTCTGGATGATCCGCCGGGGTTCCGGAACTACTGGTCGGCGGAGCATTTGAGTGAGCTCCCCGACGAGGCGATCGGCGCGTTCGCCGGGGCTGCGGCCGGCATGCTGCATCCGTCGCCTTCGCAGCAGATCCTGGTGCCGTGGGGCGGTGCGGTCGCGCGCGATGCCGGCAAGTGGCCGTTGCCACACCGGAGTGCTGCTTGGGTGGTCCATCCGTTCGGGCTGTGGGCCGATGCTGCTGATGACCAGCGGGGGATCGAGTGGGCGCGGAACGTCTGCACCGAGATGAAGCCGTGGTCGACGGGTGCGGTCTACCTGAACTTCATCGGTGACGAGGGTGCTGATCGAGTCATGGCCGGGTACGGGCGGGAGAACTATGACCGGCTTGCCCGGGTCAAGGCGGAGTTCGACCCGGGCAACGTGTTCCATCTGAATCAGAACATCAAGCCTGGTTAG
- a CDS encoding lactate racemase domain-containing protein, which yields MTVTDAQTAAVLGGPGQVLSDADVTAFIHEQLAGAGLDGRSVCVIVPDATRSCPLPLLLKAVHGALTGKVSRLTVLVALGTHAEMSAEELTTHLGGEYDVLNHEWWKDETFADLGTISADKVGEISGGLLHEAVPVRLNRAVVEHDVALVVGPVFPHEVVGFSGGNKYFFPGVAGQEVIDLSHWLGALITSAGIIGTPGITPVRALIDEAAALIPADKLAISVVAQSGTNGLHAVAFGDTASSWQAAAAVSAQTHVRYLDRPVRRVVSLMPSRYQDIWTAAKGFYKVEPIVADGGEVILYAPHVTRLAAMHPEIEQIGYHCRDYFLGQWDSFRSMHWGVLAHSTHLRGAGTWDPVNGERCRVDVTLATGIPEDVVRGANLGYLDPAGFELSQYENDPETLVIPNAGEILHRLR from the coding sequence ATGACCGTCACCGACGCGCAGACCGCCGCAGTACTGGGTGGACCCGGGCAGGTCCTCTCCGATGCCGACGTCACCGCCTTCATCCACGAGCAGCTGGCCGGTGCGGGTCTCGACGGCCGGAGCGTCTGCGTCATCGTCCCGGACGCCACCCGGAGCTGCCCGCTGCCGCTCCTGCTGAAGGCGGTCCACGGCGCCTTGACCGGCAAGGTCTCCCGGCTGACCGTGCTCGTTGCCCTCGGCACCCATGCCGAGATGTCCGCCGAGGAGCTGACGACCCACCTCGGCGGCGAGTACGACGTACTCAACCACGAATGGTGGAAGGACGAGACGTTCGCCGACCTCGGCACGATCAGCGCGGACAAGGTCGGTGAGATCTCCGGCGGCCTGCTGCACGAAGCCGTCCCGGTCCGGCTCAACCGCGCGGTCGTCGAGCATGACGTCGCCCTCGTCGTCGGCCCGGTCTTCCCGCACGAGGTGGTCGGCTTCTCCGGCGGCAACAAGTACTTCTTTCCGGGCGTCGCCGGGCAGGAGGTCATCGACCTCTCGCACTGGCTCGGCGCGCTGATCACCAGCGCCGGCATCATCGGTACGCCGGGCATCACCCCGGTCCGCGCGCTGATCGACGAGGCCGCCGCACTCATCCCGGCCGACAAGCTCGCGATCAGCGTCGTCGCCCAATCCGGTACGAACGGCCTGCATGCGGTGGCTTTCGGCGATACCGCATCCTCCTGGCAAGCTGCAGCCGCCGTCTCCGCGCAGACCCACGTCCGCTACCTCGACCGGCCGGTACGCCGGGTCGTCTCGCTGATGCCGTCGCGCTATCAGGACATCTGGACCGCGGCCAAGGGCTTCTACAAGGTCGAGCCGATCGTGGCCGATGGCGGCGAGGTCATCCTCTACGCGCCCCACGTGACCCGGTTGGCCGCGATGCATCCGGAGATCGAGCAGATCGGTTACCACTGCCGCGACTACTTCCTCGGCCAGTGGGATTCGTTCCGCTCGATGCATTGGGGTGTACTCGCGCACTCGACCCATCTCCGGGGTGCGGGGACCTGGGATCCGGTCAACGGCGAGCGCTGCCGGGTCGACGTCACGCTGGCGACGGGCATACCGGAGGACGTCGTCCGGGGCGCCAATCTCGGGTACCTGGATCCGGCGGGGTTCGAGCTTTCGCAGTACGAGAACGACCCGGAGACCCTGGTCATCCCGAACGCCGGCGAGATCCTGCATCGACTCCGCTGA
- a CDS encoding flavin-containing monooxygenase, with product MTAEAGSGQGRVEVAIVGSGFAGICMAIKLRQAGCENFVILEQADRLGGTWRDNTYPGCACDVPSYLYSFSFEQNPRWTRMFAPWDEILAYLEHCAAKYGIADNIRYGSDVTEAAYDETTGHWTVTINGTETLETQALVSGVGNLHKPKFPDIAGLDSFTGKAFHSSQWEHEHDLTGKRVAVIGTGASAIQFVPRVAEQAAQVDLYQRTPPWITSKPDRAIGSLERSLHARFPAGQRAIRDIIFWGLEARGLGFAGNPRLMKGLELQAKRQLHKQVTDPVLREKLTPDYQIGCKRVLISNDYYPALARDNVEVVTDGIARVTPTGVVTADGVERECDTIVYGTGFEVSGNLTRIGILGRDGVELADAWKQNGIGAHLGITVAGYPNLFLLVGPNTALGHSSMVFMIEAQVRYVMQALDLLRRRNATAVEVREDVQERFVTDVQHDLDGSVWQGGCTSWYLDAQGRNSTIWPDFTLTYWRRTRRLNPADYVITH from the coding sequence ATGACTGCTGAGGCTGGATCAGGACAGGGCCGGGTCGAGGTCGCCATCGTCGGGTCCGGGTTCGCCGGGATCTGCATGGCGATCAAGCTCCGCCAGGCCGGCTGCGAGAACTTCGTCATCCTCGAGCAGGCCGATCGCCTCGGCGGCACCTGGCGCGACAACACGTATCCGGGCTGCGCCTGCGACGTACCGTCGTACCTGTACTCCTTCTCGTTCGAGCAGAATCCGCGCTGGACGAGGATGTTCGCGCCCTGGGACGAGATCCTGGCCTACCTGGAGCACTGCGCCGCGAAGTACGGGATCGCGGACAATATCCGGTACGGCTCGGACGTCACCGAAGCGGCGTACGACGAAACGACCGGGCACTGGACCGTCACGATCAACGGCACCGAGACGCTCGAGACGCAGGCGCTGGTGAGCGGGGTGGGCAACCTGCACAAGCCCAAGTTCCCTGACATCGCCGGCCTCGATTCCTTTACTGGTAAGGCTTTTCACTCGTCGCAGTGGGAGCACGAGCACGACCTGACCGGCAAGCGGGTGGCGGTTATCGGGACGGGCGCCTCGGCGATCCAGTTCGTCCCTCGCGTTGCCGAGCAGGCGGCGCAGGTCGATCTGTACCAGCGGACGCCGCCGTGGATCACGTCCAAGCCGGACCGCGCGATCGGTTCGCTGGAGCGGTCGCTGCATGCACGGTTCCCGGCCGGGCAGCGGGCGATCCGCGACATCATCTTCTGGGGGCTGGAGGCGCGCGGGCTCGGCTTCGCGGGCAACCCTCGCCTGATGAAGGGGCTCGAGCTGCAGGCCAAGCGGCAGCTCCACAAACAGGTCACTGATCCGGTACTCCGGGAGAAGCTGACGCCCGATTACCAGATCGGCTGCAAGCGGGTCCTCATTTCGAATGACTACTATCCGGCGCTGGCTCGAGACAATGTCGAGGTCGTCACGGACGGGATCGCGCGGGTGACGCCGACCGGCGTGGTCACCGCGGACGGGGTCGAGCGGGAGTGCGACACGATCGTGTACGGGACCGGGTTCGAGGTGTCCGGGAACCTGACCCGGATCGGCATCCTCGGGCGGGACGGGGTCGAACTGGCCGACGCGTGGAAGCAGAACGGGATCGGCGCGCACCTGGGCATCACGGTGGCCGGCTACCCGAACCTGTTCCTGCTCGTCGGGCCGAACACGGCGCTCGGGCACTCGTCGATGGTGTTCATGATCGAGGCACAGGTCCGGTACGTGATGCAGGCGCTCGATCTGCTGCGCCGGCGCAACGCCACCGCGGTCGAGGTGCGTGAGGACGTCCAGGAACGGTTCGTCACCGATGTCCAGCACGACCTCGACGGCAGCGTCTGGCAGGGCGGCTGCACCAGCTGGTACCTGGACGCCCAGGGCCGCAACTCCACCATCTGGCCGGATTTCACCCTCACGTACTGGCGCCGCACCCGCCGCCTGAACCCGGCTGACTACGTCATCACCCACTGA